In Xiphophorus couchianus chromosome 24, X_couchianus-1.0, whole genome shotgun sequence, a single genomic region encodes these proteins:
- the plp2b gene encoding proteolipid protein 2b has translation MAADITESSSASVVQKLQSYVRTPKGTILAAEIVLSLIILICYASSRNGGYTAAAVCEMCFAIVFFCVFMMDLDKQFTAISWVWSDLIRAFTGTLVYLITSLVCVISGAGDGALIAGGVFGLLAGLLFAYDTYTIYLQIKSARSQTEGSGGTA, from the exons ATGGCAGCTGATATAACCGAGAGCTCCTCTGCGAGTGTCGTGCAGAAGCTGCAAAGTTACGTGCGGACCCCGAAAGGCACCATCCTCGCTGCAGAAATA GTTCTCAGTCTCATAATCCTTATCTGCTATGCTTCGTCCCGGAATGGCGGCTACACTGCTGCTGCCGTCTGCGAGATGTGCTTTGCTATCGTGTTCTTCTGTGTCTTCATGATGGACCTGGACAAGCAGTTTACAGCCATCAGCTGGGTCTGGAGT gacTTAATCCGTGCCTTTACTGGCACTCTAGTTTACCTCATCACGTCGCTCGTCTGCGTCATCAGCGGAGCCGGGGACGGAGCGCTCATCGCAGGCGGG GTGTTCGGCTTGCTCGCTGGTCTCCTGTTTGCATATGATACGTACACCATCTACCTGCAAATCAAGAGCGCCAGGTCGCAAACTGAAGGTTCTG GTGGCACAGCTTAA